The Flavobacterium sp. K5-23 genome segment ATAGGAGTTATACCAAAGAAATCCAATTAAAGCCCCTACAAATGCCGCAATGAAAACGGTCATTTCCCCTGAATTAGGGATATACATTATATTGAGGTAATTAGAGAATATAATGTTTCCTGAAACAAAAGTGAATATACCCAATGCCAAAACCGATATTGCAGAAGTTCCTGCGGCCAGACCATCAATTCCATCTGTAAGGTTAGCACCATTAGAAACCGCCGTAATAATAAATATCACAACCGGAATAAAAATTAACCAGGCCCATTTCTCATATCCTTCACCTGTCCAAGCCAATAATTCAGCGTAGTCAAACTCGTTATTCTTAAAAAAAGGTATTGTAGTCGCTGTAGATTTTTCTTCAATTGGCGCTTGAACTAATACCGTTGAATTAGCAACTTTAAAAACATCTCCTTTTCCAGTGTCAGTACGAACCGTTACTCCAGCGTGAAAATAAAGCACTACACCAACAATCAGACCTAAACCAACCTGTCCAAAAACTTTAAATATTCCTTTTAAGCCTTCTTTATCCTTCTTGAAAATTTTAATATAATCATCAACAAAACCAATAGTACCCATCCATAGTGTAGTTACAATCAGTAATACTATATATATGTTATGCAATTTCGCAAACAATAAAACAGGAACCAATGTGGCAAAAATGATAATCAAACCTCCCATAGTTGGCGTGCCAGCTTTTTCATTTTGTCCAGCTAAACCTAACTCACGAACTGTTTCCCCAACCTGTTGTCTTCGAAGAAAATTAATGATCATTTTACCATAAATCGTAGATAGCAGTAATGATAGCATTAAAGCCAAAGCAGATCTAAAAGTAATATATTGAAAGACTCCCGTTCCAGGAACATCTAATGTTTTGTCTAAATATTCAAATAAATAATACAGCATATGTTTGTCGTTTATTTGGTGATTTGGTTATCTTTTGTTATTGTAATTCTTCGAAATGCATCCGAACTATTTCCCAAGTTGTTCTAACATTTCTTTAATAATTTTCATGTCGTCAAAATCATGACGAACTCCATTTACTTCCTGATAAGTCTCGTGTCCTTTTCCAGCTATCAAAATAATATCATTTGGCTGAGCCAATTGACAAGCCGTTTTTATAGCCTGCTTCCTATCTGTTATAGACAATGCTTTTTTAAGATTTTGAGAAGCAATCCCTTGTTCCATTTCACCGATTATTACATCCGGGTCTTCATTTCTTGGATTATCCGAAGTAAGGATAACTTTATCACTCAGTTCAGTGGCAATTGCAGCCATAATTGGGCGTTTGGTTTTATCTCTATTTCCTCCGCAACCTACAACTGTGATTAGTTGTTCGTTATTAGTTCGAATATCAGCAATGGTTTTTAATACATTTTCTAATGCATCCGGAGTATGTGCATAATCCACGATGGCAGTAACACCTGTATTAGAAACAATATATTGGAAACGTCCCGAAACACTTTCCAACTCAGATAATAATCGTAAGGCTTCCAAGCTGTCAATACCAAGTTCTACAGCAGTTCCGTAAATTGCTAATAGGTTGTAAGCATTAAAAGTCCCCATTAACTTTACCCAAACTTCATTCCCGTTTATTTTCAATAATAAACCAGATAATTGATTTTCTAAAATTTGTGCTTTATAATCAGCATATGATTTTAAAGCATATGTTAGTTTTCTAGCAACAGTATTTTGCAACATGATCTGACCGTTTTTATCGTCAGAATTTGTTATGGCAAATGCCGTTTTA includes the following:
- a CDS encoding UDP-N-acetylmuramoyl-L-alanyl-D-glutamate--2,6-diaminopimelate ligase codes for the protein MIILKDILYKVAIDAVKGSTEISVNKIEFDSRKVESNDVFVAIRGSISDGHSFIEKAIQLGANTIVCDVLPETLSEGITYIKVDDTNKALAFMAANYFGNPSAKLKLIGITGTNGKTTIASLLYQLFKKAGFKVGLLSTVKNLVDDIEYKATHTTPDSISINHYLNEMIEAGVEFCFMEVSSHGIHQKRTEALHFTAGIFTNLSHDHLDYHPTFAEYRDVKKAFFDNLPKTAFAITNSDDKNGQIMLQNTVARKLTYALKSYADYKAQILENQLSGLLLKINGNEVWVKLMGTFNAYNLLAIYGTAVELGIDSLEALRLLSELESVSGRFQYIVSNTGVTAIVDYAHTPDALENVLKTIADIRTNNEQLITVVGCGGNRDKTKRPIMAAIATELSDKVILTSDNPRNEDPDVIIGEMEQGIASQNLKKALSITDRKQAIKTACQLAQPNDIILIAGKGHETYQEVNGVRHDFDDMKIIKEMLEQLGK
- the mraY gene encoding phospho-N-acetylmuramoyl-pentapeptide-transferase; its protein translation is MLYYLFEYLDKTLDVPGTGVFQYITFRSALALMLSLLLSTIYGKMIINFLRRQQVGETVRELGLAGQNEKAGTPTMGGLIIIFATLVPVLLFAKLHNIYIVLLIVTTLWMGTIGFVDDYIKIFKKDKEGLKGIFKVFGQVGLGLIVGVVLYFHAGVTVRTDTGKGDVFKVANSTVLVQAPIEEKSTATTIPFFKNNEFDYAELLAWTGEGYEKWAWLIFIPVVIFIITAVSNGANLTDGIDGLAAGTSAISVLALGIFTFVSGNIIFSNYLNIMYIPNSGEMTVFIAAFVGALIGFLWYNSYPASVFMGDTGSLTIGGIIAVLAIAVRKEMLIPLLCGIFLVENLSVVLQVSYFKYTKKRFGEGRRIFLMSPLHHHYQKKGYHESKIVTRFWIVAIMLAILSIVTLKLR